The following proteins are encoded in a genomic region of Burkholderia stabilis:
- a CDS encoding LysR family transcriptional regulator translates to MAPDLNLLVSLDALLEEGSVVGAARRMNLSPPAMSRTLARIRETVGDPIFVQAGRKMVPTPRALELRGVVREAVERASQLLAPCAEIDLGTLDKQFNVRANDIFVGLHSSRLLEEMARGMPRAMLRFMPEEDDIDDDALRSGRIDLFISASRRLGPEIRVQPLFTTTFVGLARRDHPIFDDDITPERFARWPHIGVSRRGKSAGPIDDALAARGLARHVLLVVPTPYAAIFALQASDLILPLPEHLARTAVRAGLGVRAFELPVPLETVLITQAWHPRFQSDPAHQWLRRVVRGLCTGQPALHPAHA, encoded by the coding sequence ATGGCACCCGACCTGAACCTGCTGGTTTCGCTCGATGCGCTGCTCGAAGAAGGCAGCGTCGTCGGCGCCGCGCGCCGCATGAACCTCAGCCCGCCCGCGATGAGCCGCACGCTCGCGCGCATCCGCGAGACGGTCGGCGATCCGATCTTCGTGCAGGCCGGCCGCAAGATGGTGCCGACGCCGCGCGCGCTCGAACTGCGCGGGGTCGTCCGCGAGGCGGTGGAACGGGCATCGCAGTTGCTCGCGCCGTGCGCGGAAATCGATCTCGGCACGCTCGACAAGCAGTTCAACGTGCGCGCGAACGACATCTTCGTCGGCCTGCACAGCAGCCGCCTGCTCGAGGAGATGGCGCGCGGGATGCCGCGCGCGATGCTGCGCTTCATGCCCGAGGAGGACGACATCGACGACGACGCGCTGCGCAGCGGCCGCATCGACCTGTTCATCAGCGCGTCGCGCCGCCTTGGCCCGGAGATCCGCGTGCAGCCGCTGTTCACGACGACCTTCGTCGGCCTCGCGCGCCGCGACCACCCGATCTTCGACGACGACATCACGCCCGAACGGTTCGCCCGCTGGCCGCATATCGGCGTGTCGCGGCGCGGCAAGTCGGCGGGGCCGATCGACGACGCACTCGCCGCGCGCGGGCTCGCACGGCACGTGCTGCTCGTCGTGCCGACCCCGTACGCGGCGATCTTCGCGCTGCAGGCGTCGGACCTGATCCTGCCGCTGCCCGAGCATCTCGCGCGCACCGCGGTACGGGCCGGGCTCGGCGTGCGCGCATTCGAATTGCCGGTGCCGCTCGAAACCGTGCTGATCACACAGGCGTGGCATCCGCGCTTCCAGAGCGACCCCGCGCACCAGTGGCTGCGGCGTGTCGTGCGCGGGCTGTGCACCGGCCAGCCGGCGCTGCATCCGGCGCACGCATGA
- a CDS encoding flavin reductase family protein codes for MPNTVDIAQQLKQAMRGVAATVTIVTTGGDGAAAAPCALTASSFTSVALDPPTVLVCINRRASIHASITGHRRFCVNALRSCHVPLALACSTTGSDARFAHDAWRTDAATGLPYLENAQTSFFCDTLEQVEVGSHSILVGRVTRVAMSDDVNPLMYVNGTFAAVRSLPSDADAGR; via the coding sequence ATGCCGAATACCGTCGACATAGCGCAGCAACTGAAACAGGCGATGCGCGGCGTCGCCGCCACCGTCACCATCGTCACGACCGGCGGCGACGGCGCGGCCGCCGCGCCGTGCGCGCTGACCGCCAGCTCGTTCACGTCGGTCGCGCTCGATCCGCCCACCGTCCTGGTGTGCATCAACCGGCGCGCCAGCATCCACGCGTCGATCACCGGCCACCGGCGCTTCTGCGTGAACGCGCTGCGAAGTTGCCACGTGCCGCTCGCACTCGCGTGCAGCACGACGGGCTCCGACGCGCGCTTCGCGCACGACGCGTGGCGCACCGACGCGGCCACCGGCCTGCCCTATCTCGAGAACGCGCAGACGTCGTTCTTCTGCGACACGCTCGAGCAGGTCGAGGTCGGCTCGCATTCGATCCTGGTCGGGCGCGTGACGCGCGTCGCGATGTCCGACGACGTGAACCCGCTGATGTACGTGAACGGCACATTCGCCGCCGTTCGCTCGTTGCCGTCCGATGCCGATGCCGGGCGATAG
- a CDS encoding FAD-dependent monooxygenase codes for MTPSLSLDTIVVGAGIGGLAAALALRRAGHRVTVLEQSRTFREVGAGLQVVPNATRALRALGVLDRQRLAAVAPTATIRRRWQDGSLLGTFPLGDDVEAAFNAPYWNAHRADLHAALLDAVRDPLTAGPPVDVRGGVAVRGLDACGPGGATLVDAAGTRWRADLVVAADGIHSTLRHALLGDDAPHYSGDDAYRALIDADAIDPRSPVFEIVAEPQVTIWLGPKRHAIHYWVRDRRLLNLVVIVPGDGSTRESWSSKGDRATLEAELDGWDPRLVGLIRCASDLSRWSLHDRQPLARWVWDSVCLLGDARHPMLPYQSQGAAQALEDAVVLGRCVTGLASKDALGTALLEYQRLRIDRSAKIQLASAGNGGVFHLPDGPEQQARDAELKSRRADFKSYHWTWADAYQL; via the coding sequence ATGACACCGTCCCTTTCCCTCGACACGATCGTCGTCGGCGCCGGCATCGGCGGCCTTGCCGCCGCGCTCGCGCTGCGCCGCGCCGGCCATCGGGTCACCGTCCTCGAGCAAAGCCGCACGTTCCGGGAAGTCGGCGCCGGCCTGCAGGTCGTGCCGAACGCCACGCGCGCGCTGCGCGCGCTCGGCGTACTCGACCGGCAGCGGCTGGCGGCCGTCGCACCGACCGCGACGATCCGCCGCCGCTGGCAGGACGGCAGCCTGCTCGGCACCTTCCCGCTCGGCGACGACGTCGAAGCCGCCTTCAACGCGCCGTACTGGAACGCGCATCGCGCCGACCTGCACGCCGCACTGCTCGACGCCGTGCGCGACCCGCTCACGGCCGGCCCGCCCGTCGACGTGCGCGGCGGCGTCGCGGTGCGCGGCCTCGATGCGTGCGGACCCGGCGGCGCGACGCTCGTCGATGCGGCCGGCACGCGCTGGCGCGCGGATCTCGTCGTCGCGGCCGACGGCATCCATTCGACGCTGCGCCACGCGCTGCTCGGCGACGACGCGCCGCACTACAGCGGCGACGATGCGTATCGCGCGCTGATCGACGCCGACGCGATCGATCCGCGCTCGCCCGTGTTCGAGATCGTCGCCGAGCCGCAGGTCACGATCTGGCTCGGGCCGAAGCGGCACGCGATTCATTACTGGGTGCGCGATCGCCGGCTGCTGAACCTCGTCGTGATCGTGCCGGGCGACGGCAGCACGCGCGAATCGTGGAGCAGCAAGGGCGACCGCGCGACGCTCGAGGCCGAGCTCGACGGCTGGGACCCGCGCCTCGTCGGGCTGATCCGCTGCGCATCCGACCTGAGCCGCTGGTCGCTGCACGACCGCCAGCCGCTCGCGCGCTGGGTGTGGGACAGCGTATGCCTGCTCGGCGACGCGCGTCATCCGATGCTGCCGTACCAGTCGCAGGGCGCCGCGCAGGCGCTGGAAGACGCGGTCGTGCTCGGCCGGTGCGTGACCGGCCTCGCATCGAAGGACGCGCTGGGTACCGCGCTTCTCGAGTACCAGCGATTGAGGATCGACCGCAGCGCGAAGATCCAGCTTGCCTCGGCCGGCAACGGCGGCGTGTTCCACCTGCCCGACGGCCCCGAACAGCAGGCGCGCGACGCCGAGCTCAAGTCGCGCCGCGCCGACTTCAAGTCCTACCACTGGACCTGGGCCGACGCGTACCAGCTTTGA
- a CDS encoding LLM class flavin-dependent oxidoreductase — MSFLPDTGPADRPAADYYAQALKLSALSERLGYSYVKMTEHYLKPYGGYSPSPLMFLAAVAAQTESIRLMTGGIQASFHHPIQLAAEAAQLDAISNGRLELGFARAFLPYEFDAFGIDLDSSKARFQQTIDATVRLLAEESASEDTPFFRYRDARSLPRPTQQPRPPVWVAALLTPSSFEWIGERGFNLLMAAPPRKAALAKTQEMVALYRNTFERHHGHTGRKPQVAISIPLMIGTSDAHALALAEPRLRHHWRYFADAAKSWEQVQSPAYQGYNEAMKNKMGGMDTADLDATAVLGTPDTVRQRIRALEADLGLDAILWHIDYGAQPYELMRNNLEVFARDVLPGL, encoded by the coding sequence GTGTCCTTTCTGCCCGATACCGGCCCGGCCGACCGCCCGGCCGCCGACTATTACGCGCAGGCGCTCAAGCTCAGCGCGCTGTCGGAACGGCTCGGCTACTCGTACGTGAAGATGACCGAGCACTACCTGAAGCCGTACGGCGGCTACAGCCCGTCGCCGCTGATGTTCCTCGCGGCCGTGGCCGCGCAGACGGAGTCGATCCGCCTGATGACGGGCGGCATCCAGGCGTCGTTCCATCACCCGATCCAGCTCGCCGCCGAAGCCGCGCAGCTCGACGCGATCTCGAACGGGCGGCTCGAGCTGGGTTTCGCGCGCGCGTTCCTGCCGTACGAATTCGACGCGTTCGGCATCGACCTCGATTCGAGCAAGGCGCGCTTCCAGCAGACGATCGACGCGACGGTGCGGCTCCTCGCCGAGGAATCGGCCAGCGAGGACACGCCGTTCTTCCGCTATCGCGACGCGCGATCGCTGCCGCGCCCGACGCAGCAGCCGCGCCCGCCGGTCTGGGTCGCGGCGCTGCTCACGCCGTCCAGCTTCGAGTGGATCGGCGAGCGCGGCTTCAACCTGCTGATGGCCGCGCCGCCGCGCAAGGCCGCGCTCGCGAAGACGCAGGAGATGGTGGCGCTCTATCGCAATACGTTCGAGCGCCATCACGGCCACACCGGCCGCAAGCCGCAGGTCGCGATCAGCATCCCGCTGATGATCGGCACGTCGGACGCGCACGCGCTGGCGCTCGCGGAGCCGCGCCTGCGCCATCACTGGCGCTATTTCGCGGATGCCGCGAAATCGTGGGAGCAGGTGCAGTCGCCGGCCTACCAGGGCTACAACGAAGCAATGAAGAACAAGATGGGCGGCATGGACACGGCCGACCTCGACGCGACCGCCGTGCTCGGCACGCCCGACACCGTGCGCCAGCGGATTCGCGCGCTCGAGGCCGATCTCGGTCTCGACGCGATCCTGTGGCACATCGACTACGGCGCACAGCCGTACGAGCTGATGCGCAACAACCTGGAGGTGTTCGCCCGCGACGTGCTGCCGGGCCTGTGA
- a CDS encoding 2-amino-3,7-dideoxy-D-threo-hept-6-ulosonate synthase translates to MDSLLSVSGKALRMRRVVRAASGKCLMVPLDHSLADGPIAHPQQLRQLVGDIAAHGGDAIVVHRGRARFLSPDVLNDLALVVHLNGCTRYAEDANAKTLFASVEDALSSGADAVSVHVNLGSKTESQQLLDLSRIATECARWSLPLLAMIYPRGPGLGDRPQAELIAHAANVAADLGADIVKLPYSGDAASMADIIAGSSLPVLVAGGAKLPEDEFVAFTARVMNAGALGIAAGRNVFAAPKAAPLIRRLSDAVHGVGRRAAHLAA, encoded by the coding sequence ATGGACTCTCTTCTATCGGTTTCTGGCAAGGCGCTGAGGATGCGGCGGGTCGTGCGCGCCGCATCGGGCAAGTGTTTGATGGTGCCGCTCGACCATTCGCTCGCGGACGGTCCGATCGCCCATCCGCAGCAGTTGCGGCAGCTCGTCGGCGACATCGCCGCGCACGGTGGCGATGCGATCGTCGTGCATCGCGGCCGTGCGCGTTTCCTGTCTCCCGACGTGCTGAACGATCTCGCGCTCGTCGTGCACCTGAACGGCTGCACGCGCTACGCGGAGGACGCGAACGCGAAGACGCTGTTCGCGAGCGTCGAGGACGCGTTGTCGAGCGGCGCGGACGCGGTCAGCGTGCACGTGAATCTCGGCTCCAAGACGGAATCCCAGCAGTTGCTCGACCTGAGCCGCATCGCGACCGAGTGCGCGCGCTGGTCGCTGCCGCTGCTCGCGATGATCTATCCGCGCGGCCCGGGCCTCGGCGATCGTCCGCAGGCCGAACTGATCGCCCATGCGGCGAACGTCGCGGCGGATCTCGGCGCCGACATCGTCAAGCTGCCCTACAGCGGCGATGCCGCGAGCATGGCCGACATCATCGCCGGCTCGTCGCTGCCGGTGCTGGTCGCCGGCGGCGCGAAGCTGCCGGAGGACGAGTTCGTCGCGTTCACCGCGCGCGTGATGAACGCGGGTGCGCTCGGCATCGCGGCCGGCCGCAACGTGTTCGCCGCGCCGAAGGCCGCGCCGCTGATCCGCCGTCTGTCCGATGCCGTACACGGCGTCGGGCGGCGCGCCGCGCACCTGGCCGCCTGA
- a CDS encoding 3-dehydroquinate synthase II translates to MHRYPWIDLRALGAQAGAVAADAARAGVRRFVVADADRDTCAAGAATQLAVSPAGVATLADDAQAPLAGVCVRIAGADDFDAARTALARHALVVLDYALATTVPLERLLAGAHEDVCRIVVSLADPHGAAYLARKYAQSPVDIAFAPRDAAALRGVLAACGELRPREPLKLKTFEVQRVEPLGVGLHAVIDGCSQLDGDECVLAGASATSMLLVAAGAARMPGRPLAFGIDAGSAESFVFCGGDRARQPSLLRSGERILTVGAAGDTRAIVVGRVRIESAPLVALHARSASGASARIVMRGDGAVRLRTDGGARVGLADVSPGIRLAGYEPGVGWVDCRMRAAASRSAVSVSR, encoded by the coding sequence ATGCATCGCTATCCGTGGATCGACCTGCGCGCGCTCGGCGCGCAGGCAGGCGCCGTCGCGGCCGACGCGGCGAGAGCCGGCGTGCGCCGTTTCGTGGTGGCCGACGCCGATCGCGATACGTGCGCGGCCGGCGCGGCGACGCAACTGGCCGTTTCGCCGGCGGGTGTCGCGACCCTGGCCGACGACGCACAGGCGCCGCTGGCTGGCGTGTGCGTGCGGATCGCCGGCGCGGATGATTTCGACGCCGCGCGCACCGCGCTCGCGCGTCACGCGCTCGTCGTGCTCGATTACGCGCTCGCCACCACGGTGCCGCTCGAGCGGTTGCTCGCGGGTGCGCACGAGGACGTGTGCCGCATCGTCGTCTCGCTGGCCGATCCGCACGGCGCGGCGTACCTCGCGCGCAAATATGCGCAGTCGCCGGTCGACATCGCGTTCGCGCCGCGCGATGCGGCGGCGTTGCGCGGCGTGCTGGCCGCGTGCGGCGAGCTGCGTCCGCGCGAGCCGCTGAAGCTGAAAACGTTCGAGGTGCAGCGCGTCGAGCCGCTCGGCGTCGGGCTGCATGCGGTGATCGACGGCTGTTCGCAGCTCGACGGCGACGAATGCGTACTGGCCGGCGCGAGCGCGACCAGCATGCTGCTCGTCGCGGCCGGCGCCGCGCGCATGCCGGGCCGTCCGCTCGCGTTCGGCATCGACGCGGGCTCGGCCGAATCGTTCGTGTTCTGCGGCGGCGACCGCGCGCGCCAGCCTTCACTGCTGCGTTCCGGCGAGCGAATCCTGACGGTCGGCGCGGCGGGCGACACGCGCGCGATCGTGGTCGGCCGCGTGCGGATCGAATCCGCTCCGCTCGTCGCATTGCACGCCCGCAGCGCATCCGGCGCGAGCGCGCGCATCGTGATGCGCGGCGACGGTGCGGTACGGCTGCGGACCGACGGCGGCGCGCGCGTCGGTCTCGCCGATGTGTCGCCCGGCATCCGGCTCGCGGGCTACGAGCCGGGCGTCGGCTGGGTCGATTGCCGGATGCGGGCTGCCGCGTCGCGTTCGGCCGTCTCCGTCAGCCGCTAG
- a CDS encoding 3-dehydroquinate synthase II family protein has product MKKLSWIDLRNIGELADEITEEALHVGVSAFVVKDSEQAGRLPPSACKVAVLDRQPADPALLEQVQIVLVKDGLPVDFAVPDGVELGVFIEVTGEATLTRACELSTSTPWLLVEFLQDPSKIPLEILLAAADRAAGELITVVADLEDAEVTLNVLQRGPEGVLLTPTQVGQATQLVSICSDTVEDLQLEEIEIVGLTHLGPGERVCVDTCSRFEQDEGILVGSYSTGMILISSETHPLPYMPTRPFRVNAAALHSYVVAPDNRTRYLAELESGAEILAVNAQGKARRVVVGRAKVETRPLLLIEAKNAANRAINIIAQDDWHVRVLGPKGSVHNITELKRGDRILGYTLDAQRHVGYPIREFLHEQ; this is encoded by the coding sequence TTGAAGAAGCTTTCCTGGATTGACCTGCGCAACATCGGCGAGCTCGCGGACGAGATCACCGAGGAAGCGCTGCATGTCGGCGTGTCCGCATTCGTCGTGAAGGATTCGGAGCAGGCCGGGCGGTTGCCGCCGAGCGCGTGCAAGGTCGCGGTGCTCGACCGGCAGCCGGCCGATCCCGCGCTGCTCGAGCAGGTGCAGATCGTGCTCGTGAAGGACGGCCTGCCGGTCGATTTCGCGGTGCCGGACGGTGTCGAGCTCGGTGTGTTCATCGAGGTGACGGGCGAGGCGACGCTCACACGCGCGTGCGAACTGTCGACTTCCACGCCCTGGCTGCTCGTCGAATTCCTGCAGGACCCGAGCAAGATCCCGCTCGAGATCCTGCTGGCGGCCGCCGATCGCGCGGCGGGCGAACTGATCACCGTCGTGGCCGATCTGGAGGATGCCGAAGTGACGCTGAACGTGCTGCAGCGCGGCCCCGAGGGCGTGCTGCTCACGCCGACGCAGGTCGGGCAGGCCACGCAGCTCGTGTCGATCTGCAGCGACACGGTCGAGGATCTGCAGCTCGAGGAAATCGAGATCGTCGGGCTCACGCATCTCGGGCCGGGCGAGCGCGTGTGCGTCGACACGTGCTCGCGCTTCGAGCAGGACGAGGGCATCCTGGTCGGCTCGTATTCGACCGGCATGATCCTCATCAGCAGCGAGACCCACCCGCTGCCGTACATGCCGACGCGCCCGTTCCGCGTGAACGCGGCCGCGCTCCATTCGTACGTCGTCGCGCCGGACAACCGGACCCGCTATCTCGCCGAGCTCGAATCGGGCGCGGAAATCCTCGCCGTCAACGCGCAGGGCAAGGCGCGCCGCGTCGTGGTCGGGCGCGCGAAGGTCGAGACGCGCCCGCTGCTGCTGATCGAGGCGAAGAACGCCGCCAACCGCGCGATCAACATCATCGCGCAGGACGACTGGCACGTGCGCGTGCTCGGGCCGAAAGGCAGCGTGCACAACATCACGGAACTCAAGCGCGGCGACCGCATCCTCGGCTACACGCTCGATGCGCAGCGCCACGTCGGCTACCCGATCCGCGAGTTCCTGCACGAGCAGTGA
- a CDS encoding methyltransferase translates to MEQAAKQVLDTLFGRWRSRILYAGTRLGVFDAVTTDAPASSAALAVALGVDEPLLYRLLRALASLGLLDEDAHRGFRATASGALLHADAASTLRDFVLLQEGPEHYAIWEHLPDMVRDGRQNGFVREFGAMAFDYAKDHARYRTDFKRAMSSFSTVQSEQVVDALRDVAFAPGTHACDIGGGQGHMMCSLLRRFESLTGTVFDLPEVIDGDAEGWAQRMGVSARCNKAAGNMFDAVPAADVYLLKLILHDWNDDECVTILKRARESARDGARAFVIERVVPAPGVAHFSKLYDIHMMCWGSGRERTREEYDALLDAAGWRPAGARPAPDGQIDVIEAVAA, encoded by the coding sequence ATGGAACAGGCGGCAAAGCAGGTGCTGGATACGCTGTTCGGGCGGTGGCGCAGCCGCATCCTGTATGCAGGTACGCGGCTCGGCGTATTCGACGCGGTGACGACGGACGCGCCGGCTTCGTCGGCCGCGCTCGCAGTGGCGCTCGGCGTCGACGAGCCGTTGCTGTACCGGCTGTTGCGCGCGCTCGCGTCGCTCGGCCTGCTCGACGAGGATGCGCACCGCGGCTTCAGGGCCACCGCGTCGGGCGCGCTGCTGCACGCGGACGCCGCGAGCACGTTGCGCGATTTCGTGCTGCTGCAGGAGGGCCCGGAGCATTACGCGATCTGGGAACACCTGCCCGACATGGTGCGCGACGGCCGGCAGAACGGCTTCGTGCGCGAATTCGGCGCGATGGCGTTCGACTATGCGAAGGATCACGCGCGCTACCGGACCGACTTCAAGCGCGCGATGTCGAGCTTCTCGACCGTGCAGTCGGAGCAGGTCGTCGACGCGCTGCGCGATGTCGCGTTCGCGCCGGGCACGCACGCGTGCGACATCGGCGGCGGCCAGGGGCACATGATGTGCAGCCTGCTCAGGCGGTTCGAATCGCTGACCGGCACCGTGTTCGACCTGCCCGAAGTGATCGACGGCGACGCGGAGGGATGGGCGCAGCGCATGGGCGTGAGTGCGCGCTGCAACAAGGCGGCCGGCAACATGTTCGACGCGGTGCCGGCGGCCGACGTCTACCTGCTGAAGCTGATCCTGCACGACTGGAACGACGACGAATGCGTGACGATCCTCAAGCGTGCGCGTGAAAGCGCGCGGGACGGGGCGCGCGCGTTCGTGATCGAACGTGTCGTGCCGGCGCCGGGCGTCGCGCATTTCTCGAAGCTCTACGACATCCACATGATGTGCTGGGGCAGCGGCCGTGAGCGCACGCGGGAGGAATACGACGCGCTGCTCGACGCCGCCGGCTGGCGGCCCGCCGGGGCGAGGCCGGCGCCGGACGGGCAGATCGACGTGATCGAGGCCGTCGCCGCATAG